The window TCTGGCGCCAGCGGGCGGGGGCGGATCTGAGGGTTCCCCTCCTGGATTTCGCAGGAATCCCACCTAACGCCCCCGCACCAACAGCAGATCCGCTCACGCTTATTAAAAATGAATTAAAATCCCACTTTCCCCACCACCGCCACCATGTGCAAGATTTCCTCCTCCTCCATGTATGTTGACCAAGAAAATAATTTTATCCGCAGTGCAAGAATACGcgtcttattttattttatgcacgcacgcatgcatgaTTTCACCTGCGGATCAGCTACTCCTCTACACGCGGCAGAATCTACCGCTGCCAACAACAGACAAATTTCTTGTGTCTTGCTCAACCACCTTGTAACCATCTTGTCTGTTTCTTCTTCTTGCAGTTGCAGGAGGCTGAACGTCGCAAGGAGGCAGGCATGGAGCACTACACCATGAGGCTCAGCGCGGGCGGAGGGGCCACGCCCACCCAGCAGCAGCAGCTCTGCCCCTGGGGGGAGCCCCTCATGGCGGTGGCGCCCGACCGAAGGTCGAGGTTCTGGCAGATGGACGTGGCCGTGGCGGCGCAGCCGGCCCGCATCGAGGTCATATGCCCgctgccgcgccgccccgcccgccctcCCCACCCCGTCGAGCCCTTCGGCAGGGCCACCTCCAGGCCTATCAACGGGTGGGTGTGGTAactctcatcatcatcatccagtTGCTTGCATACATGCATACATACTTGTTGTGTGTTTAGTTTATTTTGCTCATATGGTTGGTGATGTTGATGGCACGATACCTTAATAACTTGAATTGCTGATTGATATGTGGTATTAACACCGGATATGAGGTTACATATTATGATCTTGTTAGAATCATGATTGTGTAAGGCGTACACTCTATTAAACTCGTGCAGCAGCAAGTAGGCATATGCATGGAAGGTAGTTAGAATTTTTTTGGAGGGAAAAAACATGCTGTAGGGCGCTTATAACGGTCGATAGGTTCTTACATGGGACATCACTAACTGTACGTTACCAGAAGCTAGAAAGACAGCGAAGCATGCACACGTTAGCCGACAACAAAGCGTGCACACGTGACGCCAGAGTAGGCAACAAAGTTGGTTTAGTGTTGCATCTCGCCAGGACATCATGCCTCAATTGAACCAACAAAAACTAGTGCAGTAGCAACAGACTTGACATATAAGGCTATAACGGTCGATAGCTTCTTTCATGAGACAACACTAAATGCGTAACTAGaagaagctagcagaggcagagcataAGCACGCAACGGCATAGTATGAAAACGGCATACGGTTGTATGTCGCGACAAAGTAGGCAGGGGACATGATTTAGAGTTATATACCATTTGCACGGCACATTTCATAACCGTCTGGGTACCGTTACAAAAGTCCAGTAGCAACAAATTAAGCGTGAAACACGTTTCTGACCTATGTTGCTTTGATTTTTGCAGGACGCTACCAGTGTATAGAACAGACTCCGCCTCTGATATCCTTGATCTCATCCTCAGCAAGGTAACCTTGGTGCTTTAAATAGATAGCCAGTTTGTACTTTATTATATGCGGCACCATATCATTGATATCTGATGCCAGATTGTTTGTGTCTCTTGCCTTTCAGAATGACCCTGATGTTGATACCGATTCCAACGGCCAGGCTGGCTTTTTCTGTGGTTCGCCTCCTGTCCGCACTAACAACCCCATTGTGAATGATCCGCAGTTTGGTAGGAACACCCCCTGTTTTTCTCCTCTAGGGAGCCCATTCAGCAAGATGCTTGGTGGACGAGCTGAAGTAGGCTCTCCGTCTTGCGGGGCGAGTAGCAGCCCAAAAGTGAGGATCGAAGGCTTTGCCTGCGGGAACAAAGAGAACCATTGTGCAGTCACCTTTGCCTGAGAGCATTTTCGCCATACCACCAATTCACCATTGACCATTAGCGCCATTTTGCACCCCCCATCCCACCTCCCCAACATGTAAATTTTCCGCCCCCGAGATACAGCTAGTCCCTTTAATCCTAAGCTAAGCTAGTAGTACCTATTCGAGTCAGAGTTTATTTAGTCGAGTTGAGTTGAGTCGAGGTGAGTCCTCATCGTCGCCCGCCTGGTTGTCGCTTTTGAAACTGCGCAATCGCAGAGAGCTTTCGGTTATGTACATAGGCGAGGTCTCCCGTCCCGTCCATTGTGTCCTGTATCTACATCTTTgtaatgtgtgtgtgtgtgtgtgtgtgtgtgtgtgcgtgtgtctTGTGTCTAGCAAGTGTCCCCAGTCCATGGGTGTGTTCAGAGTCTAGCAAGTGTCCCAGTCCATGGGTGTGTTCAGAGTCTGTAAATACCGTCTGCCCTGCATTCAGATGCATAATTAAGAAACTATTATATTATTATATTAAATCCTCTTTTGTTCCTGTGGTATTATCATAGCATCTATCTGTGAATTGTGATGTTGACATTCAGCTGTCATCATATAGTTTCTTTACACAGTTCTTAGGCAGCGTCAGCCGCCCTGGTTCATTGTGTTTGCAGCCTGTGGTGGGGCTTTTGTGTGCACACTTCTTGGCATGATGTAATTTTCACTGACCCTTTTTAGATGAACTTGGCCCAACCTGTGTGCACGATACTGCTGTAACATGAATTGTACCTTGTCTGGCTTTGGTTAACCTCGTACTGTAGCAAATGAGGTGTTGTTGGCCAAGAGATTGACAATCTTGTGTTGCCCTTGAATTGTACTTTGTCTGGCCTTGCTAGCATCCTTTTGAAATCAAAGTGTTGTTGGCCAAGGGACTATCAATTCTTGTTGCCCTTTGGGGAGGATGTTTGTTGCAAAGCTGATGCTGATGTGTAGTGAAATGAAACTTTATATACGTGTGTGGAGTGTAGTTTTGTTTGGCCCCAAGCAAGGGTGAGATGAGATGAAGAATTCTTGTTGTCTTTCCTTTGGATGTTGATGGGGTGCTGCTCAATTCTTGTTGGTGTGGATGAATCTGATGCCGATGGTGATGGACAACATGAGACAGACGTTTGTTCTTGTTCTTGCTCTTGCTTTTTGTTTTGTCTGGGTTCAATCTTTTCTTTGTCCTAGGAATCATCATCAGATAAATAAAATAACCTCTACATGAAGGAAACAATAAACCTAACAAAACATAACCCATAATTGAATGATGTTTTGTTATTCTTGTCACTCCTGTGCAACAACTGGGTTACATCTCATCTTACAATAATAATACAGTATTAGCAAATTGGTGATGCTCCAATTGAGGGAGAAGAACATCTTGATGATGATGGTTACAAAAAAAACTGCCTCAAATTTTGTGTTCTTGTTCTTGCTTGTTTTTTTCTGGGCTCAATTCTTATGGTAGGAATCAAAGGGGATAAAATACTCTTCAAGTAGATACAACCCATGTGAATAGCCTGATCTAACCACTCAGACAGAACAAAAACAAGAAACCCAGAAATGAATGATGAATTGTTATTCATAGTTGAGGCAAATTGAGGGCCCCATCTGTACAACAATTGGTTACAAATTGCATTTATTTACAAATAAAATGAAATGAACTGTGTTTTTACAACATGATGATGATGCTGATGGTTACAACAAGCATTGCTGTCAAACTAAACCTGAGTCAAGGTTAACTATGATGTACAGTTTACAAATGAATGAAGGAATGCAAATATGAATGAATTGGGTGAATTAATGGATCAGAGCTACAATTAAGCTGTGCAATAATCAGTGgtgagatgagatgagatgatTGGATCATCATCGATCATCTCATCTGATGACGGCCCTCGAGTGCCTGAGGATCATGCTgaacggcggcgccggcgggcgaaCCCGGCGACCGCCGGTAGCCGTCGTTGTCGTCACggtcgccgccgtcgcgcccttcttcaccaccaccacctgccCCGTGCTGTCCCTCTTCCCCGTGCTCGTCTTCACCTTCTGAACAGCAGCCGGAGAAGCAGCAGCAGGAGACGGAGGAGGAGGGGCCGTGGCCGCCTTCGCCGGCGTCGTCGTCTTGGCCGTTGCGCGGGCAAACGACTTCTCCAACGTGTTGTTGCTGATGGGATTGGGCGTCGCCGCCGGCTTGCTCCTGCGGCTGGCGCCGGCGGGCACGTCGCCGCGGAGGCTGGACTCGAGCAGCAGCACGCCGGCGCAGTGCTTGAGCACCTCGAGGCTCACGCGCGCGCCGTCCAGGCACCGGAGCCCCCGCGCCCGCCGCGCGCCGATCCCGAAGTGCTCCGCcagggccgccgccgccgcctcctcgtcctcctgGCCGTCGTCCCCGGCGCCGGCCGGCCCGAAGCACCCCTGCGCGCCCTGCGTGAGGAGCACGTCGAGGGAGTCGACGACGCCCACGGGCTCCGGCGCGGGCAGGCCGAAGGCGGCGAAGGCCCCGCGCACGCGCGGGCAGCCGGCGCGCCGGATGCCGTGGCCCGCCCACACGCGGCCGTCCAGCAGCTCGAAGATGTCCGTGAAGACGTCCTCGAACGAGGGGGCCGACGAGGGGAGGCTGCTGCCGTCGGCGGCGCCGTCGTCCGGGCGGATGAGGGTGGAGTAGCTGGAGACCTCGACGAGGCGGCGCGGGCAGACGAGGATGGCGGCGAACTCCAGCAGGCGGCACTcgccggacggcggcgccgcctcCACGTCGAAGAACACCATCTCCCTCTTCTTGGTGGCCGCCATTGGTGGAGGTTTCTTGGCGGTGGAGCTCTGTTTGTTTCTTGCTTGTGGGAATGGATCAATGGAGGAGAGGAGGGATGGGAGAAGGGACGATCTTGTCTTGTCGGAGGAGCCTGCGGTATATATAAGCTTTGACGATCAATGGCGGGAGCTAGAGAGGTTAGCTGAGAGGGAGGGAGAAGAAGATGAGGAATATTTCTTCTGGTTGAACTCCTccatggagaggagaggggagaggGGTTGCTTGGGGTGGACGGTGCATGAGTTTTATGTTTGGGGACTTCCAACAGTGGAAGCAAAGCTAGCAGCTTGCTCAAAAAGGAAGGTAGGGCATGCAAGTTAGTTGAGTAGTTAGTTACCTCAACATCTCAACCAACTCTCTCATGTTGATGGGGTGCAAGATTCCAAGCTTCACAAGCATGCAACAACATTATCCACCTTGGCAAGTTACTACCAAGAGCCCATTTCATtttctcttcttttcttcttcccATCAAATGGACCAGTTCTtcttttctactccctccgtaaactaatataaaagcatttagatcactactttagtaatctaaatgctcttatattcgTTTACAGAGGAAGTGtgtgtatatatgtatgtactccgtccgtccgtccgtctgTATGCACGTACGTAAACAGACATCGACCGGAATTTCGACGAAATTCTAGTAGATTCGTTGGCGGGCGCCGGAATATCTGTAGCCTTGAATCATCCGGCCAAATTCAAGCAAAGCATAAATTAGCCCAAATCTCATTGAAATTTAGagaattttcaaaatttcaaaaaaagaagaaaatcTGGAATTATTTGCAGCTTGGCCGGGAATATGTATGTTCCCGACATTTGAAACATTGGTGTGTGCTACACATATGCTCGAGAGGTAACAAAGAAATGTGTTATGGAAATGCTTTTCATGATCTCACGATCAAGCAGCCTTGTTGCTGGCCTTGAGTTTTTCCTGCAGGCAATATGCAGTGGTGTGAAGCTAGGTGCTACCTAGTACCTAGCCATAGGTGTGTTGTGTCCCCTTTGCGTCCGTGTGGGGGTCACCATTCTACCCACGCGCACACCTACTAGTTAGTAATTATTTATTCTAATCTAGTATGGCTAAGAAAATCCAAATACAATGAGAAGAATATTCCACATACGTACACGGATAgatgtttcttcttcttcttcttggacgCTTGCAATCTTCTGTTTCAAATTCCCCTCTAGCTTGTTAATCACATGCGCGCAATAGTACCTTTCAGATCGGTCTGACGTCGAGTTCGCCTTCATATCTAGAGTTCAATCATATTTGCAAAGGATTCAATGGAACCAACCAATCCACTGTCGCTGAGGTGGACAAGAAGCGGAAAGGCTATGTCTGGTTTCTTTTTTTCAAATGATaaatgccacacgtgtggcacgaaGCACTCCGGTATTAACGTTTCTTACAACTAAGTTGTCATccgaaaaggaaaaaaaaactaaAACTTGCCAACCGAAAGGAAAGTTGTCGTGCTTGACGACTACAGTTGCTATCCTTGCGTCCAGGGGCGGAGTCAGGATTTGGatataggggggggggggggggcgagtgATGACGATCACTAGTTTAGTACTATAGAACTATAGACCTATAGTAGGATTTATCaaccaaaacagaatatataggTCAATAACAAATAATCCCAAATACTAAAATTCAGAAACACAGAAAACTTTAAAATTGGCTGTACTttattgattttttttaaaaatatagCTCTACTGTCACTATTCATCAATGTCTCGATCCAAAATTTTGGCCCCAGCACAGATTTGAGATTGAGGCAATTCACATGAACAATTCTCTTTGTTTTCCGACTAACAAAGTATATATAGCCAAACAAAAGGAAAAGGGGGTTACATCATACTGGCAAAACTTTTAGGTATATAAAGTACAATACCGTGTATGTACCTTGCCTAATTATCTGGTTGTGTGTGGACGGAAGCGACCAAGAGGACCGTCGGCGGCAGCCGTCGTATTCCCCGCTACTCCGCTGCGTCGACAAGCCAGGAATCAAGTCCAAGGTCAGCGACTTGGGACCGGCGTCCGGCGACAGACGTCCTAGCGCCATGGCGGCGAGATAGATAGATCTAGCGATCTGATCGTCAGGCGAGAAGAGATCGAACGAACTACCAGGCCTCCATGATCTATCGTCTATATACACAGGCAAGGTAGATGGGCTATCTTTGTTGCATCCTGGGCTTTGGCGCATGAACAACAACGTGGATTTTTGGGCTTAAATGACATAATTAGGCAGGTAATCTCCGGCCATTAGCGCATATATATACGGGTATTAGTACTGGCCCGTACTATATTTCTTTCAGGGGGGCCGatcgttgggggggggggggggggtctagcCCCTGCTCGCCCCCCCCCCCGTCTCCGCCCCTGCTTGCGTCACTAAACTTGCCAAATAAAATGTTCGAAGTTGCCATGCGTTCATGCCAAGTGTGGCACTTATCAAGGTCCTTCTTATCTGGCCTAGTGCGAGTCCGTGGTCATGCTCGCCTACAACCGCACCAAACACGGGCTGGCGCAATACGGTTTGGTTTTCTTCATCGATTATTTTGTGCATCTTACATTGGTTTTTATTGCAGTTTTTTCTAGGAACCGGGGTTTTGTCCGGTTTTCGCTATTCCTTCTGGTTCCCTTATTCCTGCTTTTCTTTTGTCCAATTCTTTTTTCCACTTCTTTAAAAAAAATGAAcagtatataaagattttttttgaaaagcaTTTTTTTATCAGTTCGCAATGGTTTTTCAAGTTTGCCAGAACAAAAAAAAACCCTTTTTGGGGTAGAAAACTTTCTTCGATTTATAACCTTTTCCACTTGCTCTATTTTAAATCTTATTTTATCTTTTTTAGTTTTGTATCTCTGCATCTTATTATTTTTTATTACTAAAAATAGATATCAAAATTATCCTATTTTTCAAACAGAATAAACCGTTTTAATACCCGATAAATGTTAAAAAaaatattgaacttgtatttggATCAATATTGGTCATGCGTTCAAAAAAATGTTTAACGGGTATCTGAAAATGTTCAGCGTGTATACTAAAAATGTTCAATGCGTATTTAAAAAAATTTGACATGTATTTGAAATAAAGCAAAATCCataaaagaagaagagaaaaatgATTATAAAAGATATAAAGAAAGCAAATGAAGTAGATATAGAAATATAGAAAACCAAAAATCAGAAAATAACGTGAGACCTTCCTAAAACATGCAATTTTTTAGTGGTAAAACCTCTTTATTAATCAATCACGAGGTTTACAAGAATAACAATTGTGTGATGGGGCACTCCCAGCCACATGTTGATACCTTGATAATCTTATTTTATCTTTTTAGTTTTGTATCTGTGCATCTTATTATTTTCTATTACTAAAAATAGATATCAAAGTTATCCTATTTTCCAAACAGAATAAACCATTTTAATACCCGATAAATATTTCTTGAATACCTGATAAACATTTCAATACATACAAATATATTTATTAAATATTTAAAATACAAATACTTTAAATGTATATATTTAAGGCGTGTGTACTGCTCGCTCCAAGCGAGATATGGATGGCGCCTCGCCTTATTAAGACATAGGCATTCGCCTCGCCTAAATGAGGGTCTACAGTGGGTGACCTGGTAATTGTtaatttcttcttcttttttgattttttttcttttgtttataTATTGAAATATCAAAAAACTATATTTAAAAAATTACTTTAAATAGTTTTTCCAGAAAATTTAAACATGTATTAAAGAAATGTCCATGAAATGTAAGAAATTATAAcacaattttgaaaaaatattcacgCCTATAAAAATATGTTTGTGTCTTAAAAAAGGTTCAATTGTTTAATACATGTTCATGACATTTCTGAAAACTGTTCATGAAAATGTAAAAAAAAAATTCACCTAATTTTAAAAAGTATCCGTACCATTTATTTTTTCTCTTTATGAAATTTATTTTTTGCACATTTAAATATGTTCATGCAATTTTCGAGAATGTGCAGGAAATCTATAGCATTATTCAACTTTTTATAAAATATTTATAACATGTAAATAAAATCTTTTTATCATTGAGAAAAATGTTGGTAAACAATTAAGAAACTATTCACACGTTTTAAAGAAATGTTTATGacatttttgaaaaatgttcaacgTGTGTTTAAAAATGTTTGCAAGGTAAAGTTCATTTTACTAAAATGTTCAACCTGTATTTGGATCAATATTGGTCATGTGTTCAAAAAATGTTTACCGGGTATCTGAAAAATATTCAACGTGTATActaaaaatgttcaatgtgtatttaaAAAAATTCGACATGTGTTTGAAATAAAGCAAAATCCataaaagaagaagagaaaaacgATTATAAAAGATATAAAGAAAGCAAATGAAGTAGATATAGAAATATAGGAAACCAAAAATCAGAAGATAACGTGAGACCTTCCTAACACATGCAATTTTTTTAGTGGTAAAACCTCTTTATTAATCAATCACGATGTTTACAAGAATAACAATTGTGTGATGGGGCACTCCACAAGTGGCGACCCGCCTCTAAAGAGCTGGAAAACTTAACCAAACTATGAGCTTCTTTGTTCTTAAATCTACTTTCaaaaaacaaattacaactattgAAATTCCGAGCTCCTTCAACAATTTCGTTGATAATTGTCCCATAGACGCCATCAGTTCTTTCTTTGATCTCCAATATTACTAGTTTACAGTCACATGAAATAATAACTCGGGCCACCGAGAGATCAAGAGCGAGTGCTAAAGCTTCTCGACATGAAAGCACTTCCAATGTCCTAGATATGTTATGTGAGGGAAGAACATAGCGGAGGAGCCCATATACTGCCCCTAATGATCCCTGCACACCGCCGCAGTGGCTCCCCTCCGTCCATTGCTCGACAAGCCTCCATCGACATGAATTTTCACTTCTTCTAGGGATGGAACTATCTCATCGCGCCTCTGAATTGAGCCACCAGTGACACCCTTGGAAGATGACTGAACTGAAGGTGCCTTGATAGTTTCCAATTATGCAATATACCTTTCAATGAAGGAATGTCTGGCGTGCGGGCTTTGCATAATTCCCTGGTGGATCAATTTTCTTCTCGTGACCATATAGCCCATAAAGTAACAATTTTTTTGACCAGTTTTGCATGTGGTAGATCATCAATCATTGAGAAAATCCATTTCTTGGCATTCGGTTCCTTGACTGACTGGAGATGATCAACCATGTCTACATCGGCTAGGGCCCAAACACAACGTGATGCAGAACACTCAACGAGAGAATGTCTCCACGAATCTTCAGCTCCACACATCTGATATTTATCGTCA is drawn from Aegilops tauschii subsp. strangulata cultivar AL8/78 chromosome 1, Aet v6.0, whole genome shotgun sequence and contains these coding sequences:
- the LOC109750479 gene encoding protein NEN4, with the translated sequence MAATKKREMVFFDVEAAPPSGECRLLEFAAILVCPRRLVEVSSYSTLIRPDDGAADGSSLPSSAPSFEDVFTDIFELLDGRVWAGHGIRRAGCPRVRGAFAAFGLPAPEPVGVVDSLDVLLTQGAQGCFGPAGAGDDGQEDEEAAAAALAEHFGIGARRARGLRCLDGARVSLEVLKHCAGVLLLESSLRGDVPAGASRRSKPAATPNPISNNTLEKSFARATAKTTTPAKAATAPPPPSPAAASPAAVQKVKTSTGKRDSTGQVVVVKKGATAATVTTTTATGGRRVRPPAPPFSMILRHSRAVIR
- the LOC109750484 gene encoding uncharacterized protein, whose protein sequence is MEHYTMRLSAGGGATPTQQQQLCPWGEPLMAVAPDRRSRFWQMDVAVAAQPARIEVICPLPRRPARPPHPVEPFGRATSRPINGTLPVYRTDSASDILDLILSKNDPDVDTDSNGQAGFFCGSPPVRTNNPIVNDPQFGRNTPCFSPLGSPFSKMLGGRAEVGSPSCGASSSPKVRIEGFACGNKENHCAVTFA